In Miscanthus floridulus cultivar M001 chromosome 8, ASM1932011v1, whole genome shotgun sequence, the sequence agaatgaaACCAAAAAAACGTGGCCAACAAAACTGTCGCGGCAACGGCAACGTTGCTGCGACTGCTAGGAATCCGAATCCGACGACGAGCTCTCGGTGCCGATGCTGCTGTCACGGCGTTAGCTCGACGCCGAGGACATGGCGGAGAGGCGGCTGGGCGTGGGGCAGAATGCctcggcgcggcggcgcggctgggaGGGCGGCGGGCGGACGAGCGCGGCCAGCGCGCGCCTGATGTGGTCGCCGCCCTCCACCGCGGGTTGGCCATGGACGCGCGCCGCGGCGCGCTGAGACTGCTGGACACCGCCGCCTGCGGCTGCTTGGCCCCTGTGCAGGGCGCAGCGGTAGGAGCCCGGGTGCGTGGTGGGCGAGCACGCGCACGACGCCCGCTTCGGCCGCCC encodes:
- the LOC136476418 gene encoding uncharacterized protein, with the protein product MARATAPSRHPPSAMAAAAAAAAAAAAASPPPAAAVPQRRAFSRPHHQPHHHRRLAPGRPKRASCACSPTTHPGSYRCALHRGQAAAGGGVQQSQRAAARVHGQPAVEGGDHIRRALAALVRPPPSQPRRRAEAFCPTPSRLSAMSSASS